ACACCCGGCCCACCCTGAACCGGTCGGCCATCCGCACGTTCACCCGGTACGTGGACAGCCAGCTCGCCTTCGAGAGCCGGATGCCGTGCCCGTCGGCGAGATCGTCCACGATCCGCCGGAAGTACGGCAGCGAGGGTTCGGGGAGGCTGCCCTCCGCGCCGAAGTCGCCGAACGGTACGGCCTGCAGTTGCCAGGACCGCTCGTGGCGGAACGGGCACAGAGCCAGGAACCCGTGCCGGCGGACGGTCCACTGGTACCAGGCGTCCGGTTCGAGCCCGTCGAGTTCGACGTCCCCGAGCAGCATGGCCTGCTCCCCGCTCTCGCCCTCGAAGCGCACGCCGAGTGCCTTGCGCACGGTGCTGCGACCGCCGTCGCAGCCGACCAGGTAGCGCGCAGCCACCCGCTCGCCGGTATCCAGCACCGCATGCACACCGTTCGCGGACTGGCTGAACTCGGCGAGGCCTGCGGCCAGTTCCACCCGCACGCCGTGCTCGGCGAGCCGCGCGCGCAGGATCCGCTCGATCCGCCACTGCGGGATCAGCAGCCCGCCGTCGTAGGGCCGATCCGGTGTGGGTGCCCGCTGGGCGTGCGGGTCGGCCTCGGCAACCAGGTCGCCGTCGAGGTACCGCCGGTGTGGCAGGTGCCGGAACCCGTAGTGCAGCACCTCGTCGGCGACACCGAGGTCGTCCAGCACCTCCTGGGTGCGTGCGGTGAGCCCCTTGCCGCGCGAACCGGGGAAGTGCTCGGCAGCTCGGTCGACGATGCGCACGTCGACGCCCCGGCGGGCCAGCTCGATGGCCAGCGTGAGCCCGGTGGGTCCGGCGCCCGCGATCAGGACGTCGGTCACCGGTCCCCGTCCTGGCGCATTGCCGGCGCCTTACCAGGCGCGTCGTTGCCGAGGTTCTGCCGCACCGAGTCGAAGATCCGCAGCCCCTGGCTGACCAGGCCGGCGGTGAGATCGCCGAGCCCGGGCGCATCGGGGTGGCCCATCATCGCCGCCTGCGAGTAACGGGAGGCACCCGCCGCGCTCGTGGTCCACGACAGACGCGAGTCAGCGATCAGCGCCCGCACCTCGTCGTGGCCGCTGACCAACCAGGCCGGATCCCCCGCCGGGGTCCGCACCGCCCTGACCGGCGCCGATGCGGCATGCATGCTCGCCATCACACCCTCCCTGATCCCGTGCGGTCACTGAGGCGACCGGCGGTGACGCTAGCCGGTTTCCGGGCCGGGTGTCCTCGTGCTGGAGGTGGAGATCGGGGTGGATATCTGCCTGGAAATCTCCACCGCGGTTCCTACCGCGAACCGACGACACACCCGGGGCGGTGTTCGTAGCGTCGTCATCAACGGTTATGCCGTCGCGATAGTGACCATCGAAGGAGCACCACCCATGTTGATCGGATCCCTGCTGACTGCCGCCGGCCTGTTGTCCGGTGTGCCCATCGCGGTCTGGCTGACCGTGGCTGTCCTCGCCGTGGTGGGCGTGATGGCCTTCAAGATGCGAAGGCGCCGACGGCGTTAGTGACATCGTTGCGCTACGGCAGATGCAGACAAGGAGCGACGACGGTGGTAGTGACGGACATGGCCAGTGGTTCCGTTGACGACGCGCCAACAGCCTCCTCATGACGAACGTCGAGACGCTTCGAGTCAGTAGAGCGGGGCGCCCCCAGAACTGGGCGGTGACAATGCCGGATTCTGAGCTCGTAATTGGTGAGTTAGTGCGTCGCCGAGGGCGGGGTCTGCGTGCCCGGTGTGGTCGATGCCGAGCTGAGTAGCCAGGCCGGTAGCGTGAAGCCGGGCGGCGGCTTCCAAGAGCTGGGCGTAGGTGTCGGCGGCGCAGCGGATGCGGTATCTGGCGGTCAGGCCGATGGCGGCGGCGAGTAGCGCGGCAGGCCACCACCATGCGGTCAGCAGGGTGTACATCAGGGCCCAGCCTCCTAGGGCGGCGGCACGGGCGAGGGCCTGTTCAGCGGTGGTGATCTCGGCGCGGGTGGTCTCGGGCACGGTGAGCCACAGGTACGGCCACAGTGCAGGCAGGTCTAGGTGATGGTCGCGCTCCAGACGGACAGTCACGGCGTGAATGCGGTCACCGCTCCAGGTAGGTCGGTCCGGTTCCTCGGTGGCGATGCGGAGCATCGCGTGATAGGCGGCCCGGCGCGGAGCGAGGTCGGCTCGGCCTCCGGTGCGGGCCAAGGCGCGGGCATCGGCGTCGAGTTGCTGCTGATAGCGGCGTGCAGCGGCAGTCCAGCGGCTGCGCCGGCGGACAACAAGGGCGCGAGCCCCCCGGCGCAGCTGACGGGGCCACGTATTCCACCCGACGGCCAGCACGGCGCGCTGAACCAGCGTCGCCAGCCCTTGCGCGGCCAGCCCGGCCGCCGCGGCGGATGCCAGGATCGAGCCAAGAATCACGACCTGGCCGCCGATACCGGCCGCAGCCGGAGTGTGAACCCAGCGGGCGACCTGCTCGATGAGGCGGTGATGGTCCAGAGCATGAGCCTGGCCAAGAGTCTGGGCGGTGATAGCGGTGGCCACGAAGAGCGCCCCGGGTAGCACCAGCAGAGTCAGCCAACGCTCGGCGAGCTTCTGTCCGAGAGTTTGAAGAAACCCACCCATCCCCTCTACACCCGTTCTCTGCGCAAGGGCTGTCCGCTAATCGTGCAGCGCGGTAGTTCGGGGCCGCTGGGCCAGGTGTAGCGAGAGCAATGGTGCATCGGGCACAGCAACACCCACTCGTCGGGCATCGCGGGGCTGACGCCGTGCGGAGTCAGACCGCGGGCGCGACCGTTGATGCCTGCGGCGTCCCCCGCGACCAAAAGAGCATCGTGGAGCGCGTCCAACGGTGCGGTGGTCTCTTCACCGTCACGCAGCGCCGCCAACGTGCGTTCCAGCGGAGCCGCACCATCAGGACCGTGAGTTTCCAGCACCGCGCGGATGCGGTCTGACTGGACACATACATAGGCGACACGCTCGCGCGACTCCACGCCTCGCCCGTCGGGCTGATCGATCACACAATCCCCCTGTTTCTTGCCGAGGCCCTGCCGAGCACGGCGCCGGCCGACAATCCGATGCAACCATACTGTCCGAACTTGACCTCGTACAGCACGTGACCTCTACGCTGGCTGACTGGGAGACGACAGTCACGAGGGGAAAGAATCATGAACGAACGGGACGTGTTGCTGGAAGCAGTCCGGGCCCGATTGGCTCGGGTGGCCGCCACACGAGACGAGGCTGCGGTACTGGAGCCGACCGCGCTCGTCGAGGCACAGCTCCTGACAAGGTGTGCCAGCACACCGATGGCTGACCTGGAAGCAGCGCACTCCCTGGGCTGGCTGCATTTCTACCGTGCGCAAGCTCTGGCGTCCGAATCCGATTGGGAAAAGGCGACGGCCTTCTTCAAGGGATGCTTTATCGCGGGTATAGAACACCTACCCCAGTCGCTGCTGCCCACTCTCACCGACCGGGCCGTGCCCGGTGCGATGAATCTGCTCCAGCTTGCCTCGAAAACCATGGACAGGGATCTTCTCGAGGGGGCGGTGGATTTGTGGAGGCGCATTGCGCACAATGTCCCCGACGGCCACCCCAATCTCATCATCGCACTGACCAACCTCGGCAACGGCCTGGAGATGCTCGGCGAGCGTACGGGGCGTTCGGTGCACCTCGCCGAAGCGGTGGAAGTGGCTCGGGCCGCCCTGCGAATCACCCCCGACTACCACCCCGACCGGGGCGCACCCCTGAATCTCCTGGCCAACGCGCTGCTGCGCCGATTCGAGCGCGCAGGGAATCTCGCGGACTTGGACGAGGCCGTGGAAATGGCCAGGACGGCCGTCCAGGCCACCGACAACGATCCCGACCGCGTATCGTCCCTGACCAACCTCGCCAACGCCCTGCTGCGCCGGTTCAGGTACAGGAAGCTCCCTGGAGACTTGGACGACGCCGTGGAGATGAGCAGAGCCGCCGTCCGAGCAGCGCCCGACGATCATCCCGACCGTGCCGTCTTCCTGACCAACGTCGCCAATGCCTTGCGATTCCGATTTTTGCGCTCGGGGAGCCTGGCGGATTTGGACGAGGCCGAGGAGGTGGGCCGGGCCGCCGTCCAGATCACCCCCGACAAACACCCCGGCCTTGTGGCGTCCCTGGGAGACCTCGGCAAGACCCTGGCCGTGCGGTTCGAGCACACTGGGGATCTCGGCGATTTGAACAGGGCGGTGGACGTGTGTCGCGCCGCGATCCACGCCACCCCCGACGACCATCTTTGGTATTCACACCAACTGGCCAGCCTCAGCGGCTTACTTCAGCTCCGATTTGGACGGTTGGGGAGTCCGGCGGACTTGGACGAGGCCGTGCAGGTGGGTGAGGCCGCCGTCCAGGCAGCCCCTGACGACCACCCCGACCGTGCAGCCTTCCTGTCGGAGCTCGGCAACGCCCTGCTGGCGCGGTTCAACAGCACACGGGATCAAGCGGATCTGGACAGGGCGATCGACGCCAGCCGGGCTGCTGTCCGGTCTCTCCCTGACGGCCACCCCGCGCAGGCTGTTCGCCTGTCCAATCTCAGCGGCGTGCTGGCGGCGCGGTCCCTTCGCGCGAGGGACAACAGCGAGCTGGCAGAGGCCGTGGAAGTGGGCCGCGCCGCAATCCGAGCTACCCAGGTCGATGACCCCGGCCACGCCACGGCCCTGTTCAACCTGGGCATCCACCTGGTGAGTTGGGACCTGTGTGTCGGCGACCCGACCGCCCGGGCCGAGGCACATTCCGTGTTGGAGCAGGCTGTCGAAGCGACAACAGCCCCACCATGGCTTCGTGTCGACGCGGCGCGTATGGCAGCAGGGTTGCTCGCCTCCTCGGATCCCGGCCGCGCTGCCGGACTCCTGGAACGGGCCGTGCTGATCCTGCCGCAGGTGGTCCAGCGACGACTGCAGCGCGGTGACCAGCAGCACGCTCTCGCCCGCAACGCTGACGGTCTCGCCGCCGACGCGGCCGCTCTGGCCCTGGCCGACAGCACAGGCACCGCGCAGGAACGAGCCATCCGAGCGCTGCGCCTGGCGGAAGCCGGGCGAGCAGTGCTGCTGTCCCAGGCTTTGGAGACCCGCAGTGACCTGACCGATCTACGCAAGAAGCATCCTGATCTGGCCGGGCGTCTCACCCAGCTTCGCGAACTCCTCGACCGGGATCGCCCCTCGGCCGAAACCATGGGGGACACCGGCGATGTTGCGGGCATCGGACGCGAGCGCCACCAGCTCGCAGCGGAGTTGGAAGAGTTGCTGGAACGCATCCGAGCCTTTGACGGGTTCACCGCCTTCGGCCTGCCCCCAACTCCCGACACTCTCCTGGCCGAGGCCGCACACGGCCCTATAGTGACATTCAACATCAGCGTGTATCGCAGCGACGCCCTCCTGCTCACACGCGCTGGCATCACCTCCTGTCCGCTGCCGGAACTCACTCAGGACGCCGTACGGGACCGAGTCAACGCCTTCTATCGCGCACTGTCGGAGGCAACAGCGCACGACGGCGACCCCATCGCGGCGCAGCGGACGCTGCGCGAGGTCCTGGAATGGCTCTGGAATACCGCCGCCAAGCCGGTTCTTTCCGCCCTGCAGGACTTGGGCGAGGCGATCCCCCCTGCCCAGGACGGCCAACCACTCCCGCGGGTGTGGTTGGCCCCCGGCGGACTCCTCGGACAGCTGCCTCTGCACGCTGCAGGTTTTCACCGCGACCCCAGGCAAGGCTCGCACCGTCCTACTGTCATGGACCGGGTGATCTCCTCCTACACCCCAACCATTCGCGCCCTGCGCCACGCCCGTGAGCGCCGCCCATCGCCCGCCGGGCAGTCCCTGATCGTCGCCATGCCGACCACTCCCGGTTGCAGCCCGCTCCGGCACGTCGTCGACGAGACTCGCCGGATCCGACCGCTCCTTCCCCACCCGTACCAGCTCACCGAACCCTTCCCCGCCGGCGACGGCAGCACTCCGTTCGCGGGCGCCGACACCCCGACCACAGCCACCGTTCTCGCTCGCCTCCCGCAGTGCGCCATCTCCCACTTCGCCTGCCATGGCGAGGCCGACCGCACCAACCCTTCCCAGAGCCGGTTGCTCCTGCACGACCACGCAACAACACCGTTGACCGTCTCCGCCCTCGCGCAGATCAACCTCGAGCGCGCCCAGCTGGCCTACCTCTCCGCCTGCAGCACCGCGGATCCCGCCAGGTCCGACCTGCTCGACGAGTCCATCCACCTCGCCAGCGCCTTCCAGCTCGCGGGATTCCCCCACGTCATCGGCACCCTCTGGCCGATCGACGACCAAGTTGCCGTCAAGATCGCCGAGTCCTTCTACACCCACCTGACCACTGGCCCGCCTGGAACGCCGGACCCCGAGCAGGCCGCTACCGCCCTGCACCGCACCATCCGGGCGGTACGCGACAACTACCCGATAACCCCCTCACTGTGGGCGGCCTACCTCCACGCCGGCGCGTAGAAGGCGCAGACGGGTCAGGCCAGCTTCAACGAGCTGTTCGCCGCGCTGGGTAGTCACCGCGATCGCGCGCTGGTGACCTCCTGCGGAGAACGCCCCTTCACCGGCCCTCGGCTCTGCGCCGCGATTGTCGATCGCTTGACGTCCGACGCGTCCATCATCGAGACCGGCACCGAGTCGTTCCGGCTGCGCACCACCAAACGCCGCCGCACCAGCCGGGCCAGCTGACCATACGGGGTCAGAACGGCGCCTCGCGCCAGTCCACCTCGACCGGCCCGGCCGGGATCGCCGTAGTACTCGGGAAAATCGGGCGGATATGGCTGACCGGCGTTCACAGGTGCGCCGCTGGCGGTAAGCACGTTGCCGGCGGGCCCGCGAGCAGTACGCGCGCGGACGACCGGTGGCCGGCCGTGCGACCAAGTGGTCGAGGTCACAAGTCGCCCCCCACATGTGTACGGTACCGTTTCGTTCATATCAACGGGAGTGAGGGCCCATGGACGCCGAGCGGCCTGCACCATCGTCTCGAGGAGCCGGGCGAGAGGACGCCATTCTGGCGGCGGCGGCGGAGCTGGTCACCGAGATCGGCTACGCGCGCGTGACCGTCGATGCGATCGCGGCCCGGGCCAAGTCGTCGAAGGCCACGATGTACCGGCGCTGGGTGGGCAAGGCCGAGCTGGTCGCCGAGGCGTTGCGACGGTCGGCCGAGGGCGCCGGCACGGCGCCGCCGGACACCGGAACGGTGCGTGGCGATCTCCTCGACGCCGTGGCCGGCATCACCCGGGCCGTGACCGGTACGGGCGGGCCGGCGCTGCTGGGACTGGTCGAAGGCATCCGCTCCGACCCGGCCCTGCGCGAGCTCATCGCCGACCAGATCGCCCGGCGCGGCCGCGTCGATGCCGAGATGATCGCCACCCACGCGCGCGCTCGTGGCGAGGCTGTCGCGACCGAGCGGGTCGCCCTGGCGTTGGACGTGGCCATCGCCAGGGTCCTCCTGCTCACCCTGCTGCGCGGCGTGCCGCTCGACGAGGCCGCGCAGCTGGACCTCGTCGACGAGGTCCTCCTCCCGCTCCTCGGCCCCACGCACTGAACCCGACGCCGGCAGCTGAAAGAGAATCGTCATGCACAGCACCCTCACCACCGACATCGAGCAGTTCCCGATCCACGTCCCGCAGGGCGACCTCGACGACCTGCGCACCCGGCTCGCCCTCACCCGGTGGCCGGGCATCGAGACCGTCACCGACACCAGCCAGGGCCCCACCACCGGGGCGATCCGGGCTTTGACCGGCTACTGGGCCGAGACCTACAACTGGCGCCGAGCAGAGGCCCTGCTCAACAGCATGGGCTCCTCCCACACCACCATCGACGGCCTGGACATCCACTTCCTGCACGTGCGTTCACCCGAGGCCGACGCGCTGCCGCTGCTGATGACCCACGGCTGGCCCAGCTCCGTGCTCGACTTCGCCAAGACGGTCGGGCCGCTCACCGACCCCGCCGCTCACCGAAGCGACCCCCGGCAGGCGTTCCACCTGGTGATCCCGTCCCTGCCGGGCTTCGGGTTCTCCGCCCAGCCCGACACCACCGGCTGGGGCTTCCCCCGGATCGCCGACGCCTGGATCACCCTGATGGACCGGCTCGGCTACGACCGCTGGGGCGCGCACGGCGGTGACCTGGGCACCGCGGTGACCAACACCATCGCCGCGAAGGGCATCCCGCAGCTGGCCGGAATCCACCTCAGCATGGGCATGTTCGGCCCCGATCCCGACGAGATCGCCGACGCGACCCCCGAGGAGCAGGCCATGCTCGCGAGTGCCGGCCACTTCTGGGACAAGCTCTCGGGCTACGCGAAGGAACAGGGCACCCGCCCGCAGACCATCGGCTATTCCCTCGCCGACTCACCCGTCGGTCTCGCCGCCTGGATCTACGCGATGTTCCAGGACACCTGCGCCACCCCCGGCGACGCGCCGGCGTCGTTCACCTACGACGAACTGCTCGACGCGATCATGATGTATTGGCTGCCCAACGCCGGCGTGTCATCCGCGCGGATCTACTGGGACATGCTCAACGGCGGCGCACCCGCCCCTGTCACGGCCGCCTCGCCGATCGCCGTGCCGACCGGGTTCATCCAGCTCGCCGGCGAACACGTCCGCAAGACCCGGCGCTGGATCGAGCGCCGCTACACCGACCTCGTCCATTTCGCCGAGGGCCCCGGCGGCCACTTCGCTGCGCTCGAGAACCCCGAGGCGCTCATCGACAGCATCCGCGCGACCTTCGCCACCCTGCGCTGAACCCCACCGCCCTCATCCCCAGGAGTCCTCCCGTGTCCGGCACCCCCACCGTCCTGCTCCCCGACGACCTGATCGGCCTGCTCCGCCGGCCCAGCCCGTGCTTCATCTCCACCGTGATGCCCGACGGATCACCCCA
This window of the Amycolatopsis balhimycina FH 1894 genome carries:
- a CDS encoding FAD-dependent oxidoreductase, giving the protein MTDVLIAGAGPTGLTLAIELARRGVDVRIVDRAAEHFPGSRGKGLTARTQEVLDDLGVADEVLHYGFRHLPHRRYLDGDLVAEADPHAQRAPTPDRPYDGGLLIPQWRIERILRARLAEHGVRVELAAGLAEFSQSANGVHAVLDTGERVAARYLVGCDGGRSTVRKALGVRFEGESGEQAMLLGDVELDGLEPDAWYQWTVRRHGFLALCPFRHERSWQLQAVPFGDFGAEGSLPEPSLPYFRRIVDDLADGHGIRLSKASWLSTYRVNVRMADRFRVGRVLLAGDAAHVHPPAGGLGMNTGIQDAYNLGWKLAMVCSGAWQSLLDSYQEERLPVASWTLGVSAEGLRRVAGRFVNGGSTDIADGAPPDGQQLGLGYPASSLSVDGDAGNGPRAGDRAPDAPCVDSSGTPRRLFDAFRGPHFTLLGFGESCAGPLRDVGTAHRGLVKPVAVGAPGSGAELVDVEGHARTAYGVTGDTLVLVRPDGYLALRAPGASRTAVRDYLDRVGVSRSA
- a CDS encoding CHAT domain-containing tetratricopeptide repeat protein; this encodes MNERDVLLEAVRARLARVAATRDEAAVLEPTALVEAQLLTRCASTPMADLEAAHSLGWLHFYRAQALASESDWEKATAFFKGCFIAGIEHLPQSLLPTLTDRAVPGAMNLLQLASKTMDRDLLEGAVDLWRRIAHNVPDGHPNLIIALTNLGNGLEMLGERTGRSVHLAEAVEVARAALRITPDYHPDRGAPLNLLANALLRRFERAGNLADLDEAVEMARTAVQATDNDPDRVSSLTNLANALLRRFRYRKLPGDLDDAVEMSRAAVRAAPDDHPDRAVFLTNVANALRFRFLRSGSLADLDEAEEVGRAAVQITPDKHPGLVASLGDLGKTLAVRFEHTGDLGDLNRAVDVCRAAIHATPDDHLWYSHQLASLSGLLQLRFGRLGSPADLDEAVQVGEAAVQAAPDDHPDRAAFLSELGNALLARFNSTRDQADLDRAIDASRAAVRSLPDGHPAQAVRLSNLSGVLAARSLRARDNSELAEAVEVGRAAIRATQVDDPGHATALFNLGIHLVSWDLCVGDPTARAEAHSVLEQAVEATTAPPWLRVDAARMAAGLLASSDPGRAAGLLERAVLILPQVVQRRLQRGDQQHALARNADGLAADAAALALADSTGTAQERAIRALRLAEAGRAVLLSQALETRSDLTDLRKKHPDLAGRLTQLRELLDRDRPSAETMGDTGDVAGIGRERHQLAAELEELLERIRAFDGFTAFGLPPTPDTLLAEAAHGPIVTFNISVYRSDALLLTRAGITSCPLPELTQDAVRDRVNAFYRALSEATAHDGDPIAAQRTLREVLEWLWNTAAKPVLSALQDLGEAIPPAQDGQPLPRVWLAPGGLLGQLPLHAAGFHRDPRQGSHRPTVMDRVISSYTPTIRALRHARERRPSPAGQSLIVAMPTTPGCSPLRHVVDETRRIRPLLPHPYQLTEPFPAGDGSTPFAGADTPTTATVLARLPQCAISHFACHGEADRTNPSQSRLLLHDHATTPLTVSALAQINLERAQLAYLSACSTADPARSDLLDESIHLASAFQLAGFPHVIGTLWPIDDQVAVKIAESFYTHLTTGPPGTPDPEQAATALHRTIRAVRDNYPITPSLWAAYLHAGA
- a CDS encoding TetR/AcrR family transcriptional regulator — its product is MDAERPAPSSRGAGREDAILAAAAELVTEIGYARVTVDAIAARAKSSKATMYRRWVGKAELVAEALRRSAEGAGTAPPDTGTVRGDLLDAVAGITRAVTGTGGPALLGLVEGIRSDPALRELIADQIARRGRVDAEMIATHARARGEAVATERVALALDVAIARVLLLTLLRGVPLDEAAQLDLVDEVLLPLLGPTH
- a CDS encoding epoxide hydrolase family protein, which translates into the protein MHSTLTTDIEQFPIHVPQGDLDDLRTRLALTRWPGIETVTDTSQGPTTGAIRALTGYWAETYNWRRAEALLNSMGSSHTTIDGLDIHFLHVRSPEADALPLLMTHGWPSSVLDFAKTVGPLTDPAAHRSDPRQAFHLVIPSLPGFGFSAQPDTTGWGFPRIADAWITLMDRLGYDRWGAHGGDLGTAVTNTIAAKGIPQLAGIHLSMGMFGPDPDEIADATPEEQAMLASAGHFWDKLSGYAKEQGTRPQTIGYSLADSPVGLAAWIYAMFQDTCATPGDAPASFTYDELLDAIMMYWLPNAGVSSARIYWDMLNGGAPAPVTAASPIAVPTGFIQLAGEHVRKTRRWIERRYTDLVHFAEGPGGHFAALENPEALIDSIRATFATLR